Sequence from the Corallococcus sp. EGB genome:
GCGCCTCCACGTCGCGGCGCCAGCGCTGCACGTCCTCGTCCGTCGCCAGGATGCAGTCGGTGAAGGTCGCGGTGACGACGTCGTGCTCGGCATCGCGCTCGAAGGACATCCCCCAGGCCATGGCACGTCCTCCTTCAGGCCTGCGCGGCGTTGCCCGCGAGGAACGCAGACACCAGCGCCGCCGTCTCCGCGGGGCGCTCCACCTGGGGGTAGTGCCCCGGCCCCGGCAGGTGCGTCATGCGCGCGTTCTGGATGAGCCCCACCACCGCCTGCTTGAGGAACACCGGCGGCAGGAACGGATCATCCGTGGCCACCACCAGCGTGGGCGCCGTGATGGCGGACAGCCGGTGCGCGAAGCCGCCCGCCGTCCAGGAATCGAAGCACTGCTCGATGGCGTCCTTGGACACGCCGGCCGAGTCCTTCAGCAGGACCTCCAGCGACTCCGGCGGCAGCTGCTTGCACGCCAGCCCCAGGATGGTCTTCTGCTTCTCGCGGTCACCCGCGGAGGTGCGGAACAGCCCGGCCGCGTCCGGAGGCAGCGGCAGGCCCGCCGCGGGCACCGTGTTGAGCAGCACCAGGCCGCTGACGCGCGAGGGGGCATCCGCCGCCACCCACTTGGCGATCTGCCCGCCCATGCTGTGGCCCACGAGCGCGAAGCGCTGCGCCTTCGCGTGGTCCGCCACCGCCAGCACGTCGCTGGCGTACTGCTCCAGCGTGTACCCCGACGACGGACGTCCGGACTGTCCGGTCCCCCGGTGGTCCGGGACGATGAGCCGCAGGCCGGTCAGGTCCAGCTTCTCCAGCATCGCGTCCCACACCGCGCCGGACACCATCCACCCGTGCACCAGCACCACGTCGCGAGGGCCGTCCCCGAACACCCGGTAGTGCAGGGGGGTTCCATCCGTCGCGTTCGTCGTGGGCATGGGGGCTGTCCTTTTCGGGGGAAAAGACTGAGAAGTCTTGGCTTACGGGGGAGGCGTAGCAAGCCACGATTGGGGCATGGCCGTCCACATGCTCGGGGGTTGCCTGGGGGTTCAGGAGGCGGGCAGTCCTGGCGGGTAGGTGCGCGCGAGCGGAATGAGAGGTGGGAGCGGGTGGGCGCTTCCGGCAGACTCGGGGGCGTCATGACGGACGGACGCAGCGGGACGGCGGGAGCGAAGCGCACGGTGTACTGCGAGGACGCGCTCGCGTGGCTGGAGGCGCGGCCGGTGTTGGAGGGGTGCTCGGTGGTGGCGTCGATGCCGGACGTCTCCGAGTTCCCGTCGCTCACGGTGCCCCAGTGGAAGGACTGGTTCGTGGGGGCGGCGGCGAAGGTGTTGTCGCGGGTGCCGGCGGACGGGGTGGCGGTGTTCTACCAGTCGGACGTGAAGAAGGACGGGGCCTGGGTGGACAAGGGCTACCTGGTGTCGAAGGCGGCGGAGGCGCAAGGCTTCGACACGCTCTGGCACAAGGTGGTGTGCCGCCGGACGCCGGGCACGGTGACGTTCGGGAGGCCGGCGTACTCGCACCTGCTGTGTTTCAGCCGGGGGCTGAAGGCGGACGCGGCGAAGTCCACGGCGGACGTGTTGCCGGAAGCCGGCGAGGTGACGTGGACGCGGGGCATGGGGCTCAACGCGTGCCTGGTGGCGTGCCGCTTCATCCTGGAGCAGACGCGGACGCGCACGGTGGTGGATCCGTTCTGTGGCCACGGCACGGCGCTCGCGGTGGCCAACGCACTGGGACTGGACGCGGTGGGCGTGGAGCTGAGCCGCAAGCGCGCACGCCGCGCGAGGAACCTCCAGGCGGCGTGGGCGGGCGGGAAGCTGGTGCTGTCCAGCG
This genomic interval carries:
- a CDS encoding alpha/beta fold hydrolase, with product MPTTNATDGTPLHYRVFGDGPRDVVLVHGWMVSGAVWDAMLEKLDLTGLRLIVPDHRGTGQSGRPSSGYTLEQYASDVLAVADHAKAQRFALVGHSMGGQIAKWVAADAPSRVSGLVLLNTVPAAGLPLPPDAAGLFRTSAGDREKQKTILGLACKQLPPESLEVLLKDSAGVSKDAIEQCFDSWTAGGFAHRLSAITAPTLVVATDDPFLPPVFLKQAVVGLIQNARMTHLPGPGHYPQVERPAETAALVSAFLAGNAAQA
- a CDS encoding site-specific DNA-methyltransferase; its protein translation is MTDGRSGTAGAKRTVYCEDALAWLEARPVLEGCSVVASMPDVSEFPSLTVPQWKDWFVGAAAKVLSRVPADGVAVFYQSDVKKDGAWVDKGYLVSKAAEAQGFDTLWHKVVCRRTPGTVTFGRPAYSHLLCFSRGLKADAAKSTADVLPEAGEVTWTRGMGLNACLVACRFILEQTRTRTVVDPFCGHGTALAVANALGLDAVGVELSRKRARRARNLQAAWAGGKLVLSSAGEDAPPDGDDGA